A genomic region of Podarcis raffonei isolate rPodRaf1 chromosome 13, rPodRaf1.pri, whole genome shotgun sequence contains the following coding sequences:
- the LOC128399403 gene encoding ribonuclease-like — MSPRSPHRRALLLLLVIMATTLLPWSQATSYTDFLKRHQDNPKSDLQSDSTYCNLMMQRRHLNCQRGNTFIHASEQQLTSICNSRGKNLDGNQTSKTLFPITICTRGKGLRRVFCRYKGKSKIKRIRVTCEKGLPVHYISHA, encoded by the coding sequence ATGTCTCCCAGGAGCCCTCACCGTAGggcccttcttctcctgctcgtCATCATGGCCACCACCCTTCTCCCATGGAGCCAGGCTACATCTTACACTGACTTCCTGAAGAGGCACCAGGACAACCCGAAATCTGACTTGCAGAGTGACAGCACCTACTGCAACCTGATGATGCAACGGAGACACCTGAACTGCCAGCGAGGCAACACCTTCATCCATGCCAGCGAACAGCAGCTGACTTCCATCTGCAATTCCAGAGGGAAGAACCTAGATGGGAACCAGACCAGCAAGACCCTCTTTCCGATCACCATCTGCACCCGGGGGAAAGGCCTCCGCAGAGTCTTCTGCAGGTACAAGGGGAAAAGCAAAATCAAGAGGATCCGGGTCACCTGCGAGAAGGGTCTCCCTGTCCACTACATTTCTCATGCTTAA